Part of the Weissella coleopterorum genome is shown below.
ATCCATTATCCTTTACGTTAAAGTCTTTTCCACCAGCTAGATCATAATTGATTGCTTGCCAAAGTCCATTTTCAAATGTAACTTCATCAACTCGAATTGAATTGTACAATGTATATTCATTTCCAGCTTGCTTAAAACGTTCAATTGCACTCACTGAATTAGTAGGTGGATCAAGTGGCGCTGGATTATCAGGTTGTTCGCCTTCATAACGCCACACTTCAATATACATCGGCACTGAACGGTTATAATAGTCGTTCCAGTTCCATGATGTAATGGCAGTATTATACTGTCCGTCAGTTGAATAGTCACACGAAATAAAATTTGATCCATCCATCATCACACCGGTATGACCACCAGCTCCACCAGAACCAGACATATCAGGCGACCATGACATTAGAATCACATCTCCACGTTCTGCATTCCAATCTTCATTAGCTGAAATACGTACAAAGCCATTCGCCGCTAAATATCCACCAAGTGTTACAGTTGAAAATAAGAAGCTGGGCTTAGATGCTCCCGCCTCGTATACTGCTTGCGTCACAGTTCCAGAACAGTCACCTGTTCCATCCGATCCATTACGCGATCCTTCCATAGAATAGGTAATAGTTCCACGTCGTTGTTCAAACCACGCTGGAATTGCATTTTTATTAATTGCCATAATTAGTTACTTCCTTTCAATTCTTTCACTGCTAATTCAATAGCTGCATCAATTTGTTTGGTACTAAATTTGTATCCAAGCTTATTTGCGTTCAATCTATTAGTTAAGAACATAAGTGCTGTACGTTTCTTCTGTTCCCCACCAACTTGTGCGTATGTTTCTGCATACTGCACTGCTTGTAACGCCCATTGAGACATGAGTTGTAAATTCTTGTCTTTGGTGTGCGCTCCAATATATTTGGCTACAAAAAAAGCGACCGCTGATAAGATACCTGTATCCCACAGTGCCGCTACTAATTTAATTGCTTCATCCATTAAACTGTTACTCCTTTCATACGAGCCTCTAGTTCCGTAATCTGAATTTGTAGTTTGTCCACTGATTCAGTAGCCACCTTTAAAGCTGTTTGTAATTCAGCGTTTTGCTTTACTAATTCGCCATTTGTTTTGATTAATTCTTCGTTTAATAATTGTACTTTTGCCATCTGATCAAACACTCGATCATCATGGTTGTCCTCTGTACTAACTTTTTTAGCCAAATATCCAATTATTCCAGTAACTAAGCCGAACAAAGCAATAGCTACCTTATCACTCATCTACTGTGTCCTCCTCTGGTTTATCAATTGGCACTAAATCGTTATTTGGCTCTACCGTTTCGTTTTCTGGAACAATAATTTGATCATATTCATCTTGCGTAATCATTTCTGTATCTAAAAATAATTTAATATCATCTTCCTTATATAATCCCATTTCAAAATATTGTTTAATTGTTGGAAACATCTTTATCTCCTTTCAGCTCGTCAATAATCTTATTTTGTTTCTCAATCAAAACACCTTGCTCTTTAACTTGCTTAGTCAATTGCGCGATTGAAAACATCATCTGTGCCTGTGTCATTTGATCTTGTGTTGGCTTTTGACTATCCAACCATTTCAAATATTCTGTTTTATCCCAATCTCGCCAATCATCCGTTTCTGGACGATAGATTGAAATAAATTGTGACATATTCATATCTGGGTCAAATGGTTTTGATTGAGTATAATACTCATCGTTTGGCTGTAATGACGTCATCCCGGTATATTCTTTTGTAACTTTGTCATATAAATAATGCATTGTTTTACCTCCTATATATTAAGATCGAATTACGGGCCAAATTCCGTCTCCGGTTGCGGTATATTCCCCAGCACCAAAGTTTTTAAGTTGTCCTGTACTAATCAAAATTAAAACTTGATCATCATATCGGCTACTAATAATGGCATCAGGCATATTAGAAGTACCGGCCGAAGAAACCAAAGATGTTGGTAAATAATCAGCTGGAATTTTTTCTGTTGTCGTTGCTCCACCAGCTACCTTTCCAGTCATACCAGAAATGGTGGTATTAACATCATTAGCCGTTCTGTTCAATTTAATAGTAGAACCAGCCGGACCTTTAACAGTTGTACTCATTTTCCCAGCATATGCAATCCAAGGCGTTACAACTGGTGATGATCCGGCAAGATACAAGGTACGTGTGAATGCCCAGCCTTCATAAGTTTTTAAATCCTGTTGAACAATTGTCCCACCAGAATTTACCGCAACGGTTAAAATAAATGACTTTCCCTTTTCCGTACTTGGGTTAGTGATTCCATTCTTGATTGTTGCTGCGTTGGCGTTTGCCCCGCTATCATAAACACCCGGTGTACGCATGTTATTTAAATCAGTATTAGCAGCAATAAGCGTCGCACTAGATACCCAGTTCCCCTTGGCATCAATTAGATTTTTATTTTTACCATCTACACGTTTTCCGAAAACTCCGTCTCTGTTAAAGAAATATGGAGCATTCGATGTTAAGCCCGTATCAGGATTTTGCATATTTGGAATAATCCAAACATTCTGATCAGAAGCCAATATCGTATCTTCTTGATTACCACTTGCGGGTAGACCTTCTGGAATTTTACCTTGTTGAACCCTTACTGTATAACTTCCAGCTGATTCCCCAGATCCAAAAATATTTAACCCGCCCGCTCCAAATCCATACATAGCATCATCAGTTATCAACTTCTTGTATGTTCTGATAGGTGCATGTGATACTCCATCAGCCCCACCATAAACTTGGAAAGGGAACGTTACAACATCCAACTCACCCGCTTTAATATGAATGCCATTAGGACCAAAACTATTATTTTTGGTGAATTCATTATTTTCATGAAGCATGGCCACATCTTTTGAATCAATTTTTGCTTCTAAATCTGCTAATTCTTTTTTTAATAATTCGAGCGTTTTGTCTTCAATTCCGATCTTGTCGGCTAACGGCTTAAGCATGGCTTCAATTTTATCGATCATTTCTTGAACGCTATCGATGTAGTCTTTTGACCCATTCGCAGTGAAAATAATATTATTTTCAAGAACGTTAAATTGAATTGGAATGGATGAAATAACTACCCCTGTGTTATCTTCAACGCTCATATATGCTTCTTCGGTATCGCCCGCTGCTTGATATAATTCGGATGGAATTGTCATTTCAAACAATCCACCAGTTGCTGAAATAACATCAGTTACCCCGGAAATACGTTTGATTTTACCTGCTGCATCTTTAACAGTAATAACAACTGTTTGATTTGAAATGTCGTGCGGTAAATTACCATCTTTCATGGCAAAATACGCTACCCGTCCATTGTCACCTTGACGACCATTCAACTGTTCCAAAACAGTACTATCAGTCGTATTTAACAATGTATTTACGATGGCGAACTTACCTTGATTTTTTGCTGGAATTCCCATGTTTACTTCCTTTCCATTAATCCATTAAGGATTACGATTTCTTGTATTTTAGTAATTGTTTTATTGCATACGCTTAGTTGGTTATTATAGGTAGACTTTAATGTTTTAAAATCCAAGGCGTTGATCAACCAATATTCAATTCCAACAACGCCGTTCCCGTACATATCAACCAAATCGTACTTATATAAAACTTTTAATAAGTCATTAATTTTATTTTTTAGTAACAAAAAAGCGTTCCCTAGATTGAGATGCGCTTTTTCATCATATTCACTAATGACTGGTTTTTTAATTGCAGGCGGTACTTCGTCAATCAATGCAGCTTGTTTTAATGCTGAATATAATTGAATTACATTAACGTCCGCTTTCATTAAATTATTAATAATATCGTTCATATTATGTTTTCACCGCCTTTAATTCCCCGCTATCAGTAACTGCCAAAGTGAATTTTGTACCATTTGGACTAGTTAATAATAGTTCGTTTTTGCTAGTAAATGGCTTACCTTTAACTGCGTTCCAATGTGTCAATGCGTAT
Proteins encoded:
- a CDS encoding BppU family phage baseplate upper protein yields the protein MGIPAKNQGKFAIVNTLLNTTDSTVLEQLNGRQGDNGRVAYFAMKDGNLPHDISNQTVVITVKDAAGKIKRISGVTDVISATGGLFEMTIPSELYQAAGDTEEAYMSVEDNTGVVISSIPIQFNVLENNIIFTANGSKDYIDSVQEMIDKIEAMLKPLADKIGIEDKTLELLKKELADLEAKIDSKDVAMLHENNEFTKNNSFGPNGIHIKAGELDVVTFPFQVYGGADGVSHAPIRTYKKLITDDAMYGFGAGGLNIFGSGESAGSYTVRVQQGKIPEGLPASGNQEDTILASDQNVWIIPNMQNPDTGLTSNAPYFFNRDGVFGKRVDGKNKNLIDAKGNWVSSATLIAANTDLNNMRTPGVYDSGANANAATIKNGITNPSTEKGKSFILTVAVNSGGTIVQQDLKTYEGWAFTRTLYLAGSSPVVTPWIAYAGKMSTTVKGPAGSTIKLNRTANDVNTTISGMTGKVAGGATTTEKIPADYLPTSLVSSAGTSNMPDAIISSRYDDQVLILISTGQLKNFGAGEYTATGDGIWPVIRS
- a CDS encoding phage holin → MDEAIKLVAALWDTGILSAVAFFVAKYIGAHTKDKNLQLMSQWALQAVQYAETYAQVGGEQKKRTALMFLTNRLNANKLGYKFSTKQIDAAIELAVKELKGSN
- a CDS encoding XkdX family protein, with translation MFPTIKQYFEMGLYKEDDIKLFLDTEMITQDEYDQIIVPENETVEPNNDLVPIDKPEEDTVDE